The following proteins are encoded in a genomic region of Candidatus Methylospira mobilis:
- a CDS encoding GumC family protein, translating into MNTPDRRASDDRRPSDLQTDRRDRRASEQPREESSDLLVYWNVVRRYWLGILSFSSAITLIALVVVLKMIPIYQAEASLMIETREAKIVSVQNLYSEDTNSHEYMQSQFEILKSRELAERVIQSLHLTELPRFRQKSDPGRFGWRKWLPFLSPVPAPQPPAVNNEPGSSEKAGEQVIQWFQDSLSVNPVRNSLIVKVGFEDRDPNLAMRIANASAEAFIEGDLNSKLAQAQKASEWLSSRFDGLKEQLTQSEQRLQSFLESEHLIDLEGVYTLTSKEVVAMTEKLVQVRQQRAEAENFYRQVASISNLSGERIESIPDVGGDVVLNDLKRKLMEVQTQYSEFSKQLGASHPKMQSLAAQNASLTDAIQQHLSALKSRMKNQYEIVAANEQALESAIRENKEEIQSISRKQAQLKELQREVTSNQQLYDMFLTRIKETRETGELQTANSHFIDRAELPRRPVKPKKTQLIVFAFLGSLIFGVISAFLLENLDTSIKGTEGLLLEPRMTAALLATLPLLDSERFKPGLAYLENKQPSFCESVRTLRTRILLARLDNPYKVIMVTSPVGGEGKTTVAINLAFAMSRIKNQSVLLLEADMREPGIAEFLGLPKRKIGLSNMLVDSLPLDEVLFRLRYESGILDVLTSGSTPPDILEILDSERFSEVLQELKTLYDVILIDVPAVQRVSDALILSHEVDAIVYVVKAGVTSLKAAREGITRLRRAQGTICGVVLNQFSEKKTRMSILARIWARLKAGG; encoded by the coding sequence GTGAATACGCCCGATAGACGCGCGTCTGATGATAGACGTCCGTCCGACCTTCAAACCGATCGCCGCGATCGTCGCGCTTCGGAACAGCCGCGCGAAGAATCCAGCGACCTGCTTGTGTACTGGAACGTGGTGCGCCGTTACTGGCTCGGCATACTATCGTTTTCTTCCGCCATAACCCTGATCGCATTGGTGGTCGTGCTGAAAATGATCCCTATTTATCAGGCTGAGGCCAGCCTGATGATCGAGACGCGCGAGGCAAAGATCGTTTCCGTGCAGAACCTCTATTCCGAGGATACCAATTCGCACGAATATATGCAGTCTCAGTTCGAGATATTGAAATCGAGAGAGCTGGCCGAACGAGTGATTCAGTCTTTACATCTAACCGAGTTACCGCGTTTTCGACAGAAATCGGACCCAGGCAGGTTTGGCTGGCGAAAATGGCTGCCTTTCCTCTCGCCAGTGCCTGCGCCGCAACCTCCGGCGGTCAACAATGAACCGGGATCTTCCGAAAAAGCCGGTGAGCAAGTGATTCAATGGTTCCAGGACTCGCTATCCGTCAATCCGGTTCGTAATTCATTGATCGTCAAAGTCGGTTTTGAGGATCGTGATCCGAACCTGGCAATGCGGATTGCCAATGCGTCGGCAGAGGCTTTCATTGAAGGCGATTTAAACAGCAAACTGGCGCAGGCGCAGAAGGCATCCGAATGGTTGTCCTCCCGGTTTGACGGCTTGAAGGAACAGTTGACGCAATCCGAGCAGAGACTGCAGTCGTTTTTGGAATCCGAGCACCTGATCGATCTGGAGGGGGTGTATACGCTGACCAGCAAGGAAGTGGTGGCGATGACGGAGAAACTGGTGCAGGTGCGTCAACAGCGGGCGGAAGCGGAAAATTTCTATCGGCAAGTGGCTTCGATTTCGAATCTTTCCGGTGAGCGCATTGAGTCCATACCGGATGTTGGCGGCGACGTCGTACTCAATGATCTGAAGCGCAAGCTGATGGAGGTACAGACCCAATATTCCGAATTTTCGAAACAGCTGGGCGCTTCTCATCCGAAAATGCAGAGTCTTGCGGCGCAGAACGCCTCCCTGACCGATGCGATTCAGCAGCATCTCTCTGCCTTGAAGTCGCGCATGAAAAACCAGTACGAGATTGTTGCCGCCAACGAGCAGGCGCTGGAAAGCGCGATTCGCGAAAATAAGGAAGAAATTCAGAGTATTTCGCGTAAACAGGCGCAATTGAAGGAGTTGCAACGCGAGGTGACTTCCAATCAGCAATTGTACGATATGTTTCTTACGCGTATAAAGGAAACGCGCGAAACCGGGGAGTTGCAAACCGCGAACTCACATTTCATCGATCGCGCCGAGTTGCCGCGGCGCCCGGTGAAGCCCAAAAAAACCCAGTTGATCGTTTTTGCCTTTCTGGGCAGTCTGATTTTCGGCGTGATCAGCGCTTTTTTGCTGGAGAATCTCGATACGTCAATCAAAGGTACGGAAGGGCTGCTGCTGGAGCCGCGCATGACCGCGGCATTGCTGGCTACCCTCCCTTTGCTGGACAGCGAACGCTTCAAGCCGGGATTGGCTTACCTGGAGAATAAGCAACCCAGCTTTTGCGAGTCGGTGCGCACCTTGCGCACCAGGATACTGCTGGCGCGTCTGGATAATCCCTACAAGGTCATTATGGTGACCAGTCCCGTCGGGGGGGAAGGCAAGACCACGGTTGCGATTAATCTCGCTTTTGCGATGTCCCGCATAAAAAACCAGAGCGTATTGCTGTTGGAAGCCGATATGCGCGAGCCGGGAATTGCCGAGTTTCTGGGGCTGCCGAAGCGAAAAATCGGTTTGTCTAATATGCTGGTCGATTCGCTGCCTCTTGATGAGGTATTGTTCAGGCTACGCTACGAAAGCGGCATTCTGGACGTTCTGACATCCGGCTCGACCCCGCCCGATATACTGGAAATACTCGATTCCGAACGTTTTTCAGAGGTATTGCAGGAGCTGAAGACGCTGTATGATGTGATTTTGATCGATGTGCCCGCCGTTCAGCGCGTGAGCGACGCATTGATACTGTCGCATGAAGTCGACGCCATAGTCTATGTCGTCAAGGCCGGAGTTACTTCTCTCAAGGCCGCGCGCGAAGGCATCACGCGTCTGCGTAGAGCGCAAGGAACCATTTGCGGGGTGGTGCTGAATCAATTCAGCGAAAAGAAAACCCGGATGTCGATACTGGCGCGTATCTGGGCCAGGCTTAAGGCGGGCGGGTGA
- a CDS encoding Nudix family hydrolase — translation MGIDLHVAVGILQQGDEVLITRRLRGSHMGGYWEFPGGKFDGSETAPEALARELREELGIGIEPAFPLIRLKYDYPDRRVILHVWRIARFISTPRSCEGQTLRWAPIADLDNYTFLPANKPILTSIRLPDRYGFVDDESRDPEILFRQLQALVGQGIRLVRLRASGLTGADYRALAERCVDYCAENGVALLLADVADTGSVLPEAAGLHLTARQLMMAGKRPLLTGAQKWVAASCHNGMELGHAERIGIDFAVLSPVLPTATHPGMSALGWERFSALVEGCSLPVFALGGMMPENLHFAKFQGAQGIAAIRGFFAQ, via the coding sequence GTGGGTATTGATCTGCATGTTGCCGTCGGTATTTTGCAGCAGGGAGACGAGGTTCTGATAACCCGGCGTCTGCGAGGCAGTCATATGGGCGGCTACTGGGAGTTTCCGGGGGGGAAGTTCGATGGCTCGGAAACGGCGCCGGAAGCTTTGGCGCGCGAGTTGCGCGAAGAGTTGGGCATAGGAATCGAACCGGCTTTTCCCCTGATCCGGTTGAAATATGATTATCCGGATCGCCGCGTTATTTTGCATGTCTGGCGAATAGCGCGGTTTATATCGACGCCGCGAAGCTGCGAGGGACAAACGTTGCGCTGGGCGCCCATCGCCGATCTGGATAATTATACGTTTTTACCGGCTAATAAGCCGATACTGACTTCAATCCGCCTGCCTGACCGCTATGGTTTCGTCGATGACGAATCCCGCGACCCCGAGATATTGTTCCGGCAACTGCAAGCGCTGGTAGGGCAAGGCATCCGCCTGGTGCGACTGCGCGCCTCCGGGCTTACTGGTGCGGATTACCGGGCATTGGCCGAGCGTTGCGTCGATTATTGCGCTGAAAACGGCGTGGCGTTGTTGCTGGCCGATGTTGCGGATACCGGGAGCGTTTTGCCGGAAGCTGCAGGCCTGCATTTGACGGCAAGACAACTGATGATGGCGGGGAAACGTCCTTTGTTAACGGGGGCGCAAAAGTGGGTTGCGGCATCCTGCCATAACGGTATGGAGCTCGGTCACGCCGAGCGTATCGGCATCGATTTTGCGGTATTGTCTCCCGTACTGCCTACGGCAACTCATCCGGGTATGTCCGCGTTGGGTTGGGAAAGGTTCAGCGCGCTGGTGGAGGGATGCAGTCTGCCGGTATTTGCTTTAGGAGGCATGATGCCGGAAAATCTGCATTTCGCGAAGTTTCAAGGCGCTCAGGGAATAGCTGCCATTCGCGGTTTTTTTGCGCAATAA
- the glnA gene encoding glutamate--ammonia ligase, with protein MSAKDVLQLIKEKDVRYVDFRFADTRGKEQHVTVPASTIDKSLFEEGKMFDGSSIAGWKGINESDMILMPDAASAVIDPFFDDTTLILRCDIVEPATMQGYERDPRSIAKRAEAYLKSTGIADTAFFGPENEFFVFDGVRWGTRMEHTFFHIEGEEGAWSSSKEYEEGNIGHRPGVKGGYFPVPPVDSFQDLRSAMCNALEEMNQEVEVHHHEVATAGQCEIGTKFNTLVKKADEVLVLKYVLQNVAHAYGKTLTFMPKPLVGDNGNGMHVHQSIAKDGKNLFTGDLYGGLSETALFYIGGIIKHAKALNAFCNASTNSYKRLVPGFEAPVMLAYSARNRSASIRIPYVTNPKARRIEVRFPDSTANPYLAFSAMLLAGIDGIQNKIHPGDAMDKDLYDLPPEEDKLIPRVCHSFDQALEALDADREFLTRGGVFTDEAIDAYIELKMQDVTRFRMSTHPVEFDMYYSL; from the coding sequence ATGTCAGCTAAAGATGTACTTCAGTTAATCAAGGAAAAAGACGTCAGATATGTCGATTTCCGTTTCGCCGATACGCGCGGTAAGGAACAGCATGTCACGGTTCCGGCCAGCACCATCGACAAGAGCCTTTTCGAAGAAGGCAAAATGTTTGACGGTTCTTCCATCGCCGGTTGGAAAGGCATCAATGAATCCGATATGATACTGATGCCGGATGCGGCTTCTGCCGTTATCGATCCGTTCTTCGACGATACCACGCTGATCTTGCGCTGCGATATCGTGGAGCCTGCGACCATGCAGGGGTATGAGCGGGATCCTCGCTCCATCGCCAAGCGCGCCGAAGCTTATCTGAAGTCCACCGGTATTGCCGACACCGCGTTCTTCGGGCCGGAAAACGAATTTTTCGTTTTTGACGGCGTACGCTGGGGTACGAGGATGGAGCATACCTTTTTCCATATCGAAGGAGAAGAAGGCGCCTGGAGCTCCTCCAAAGAATATGAAGAAGGGAATATCGGACACCGTCCAGGAGTGAAAGGCGGTTATTTCCCGGTTCCTCCGGTAGACTCGTTTCAGGATTTGCGCTCGGCGATGTGTAACGCGTTGGAAGAAATGAACCAGGAAGTCGAGGTTCACCATCATGAAGTAGCTACCGCAGGCCAATGTGAAATCGGCACCAAGTTCAATACGCTGGTTAAAAAGGCCGACGAAGTGCTGGTGCTGAAATATGTGCTGCAGAACGTAGCGCACGCCTATGGCAAAACTCTGACCTTTATGCCGAAACCGCTGGTTGGCGATAACGGTAACGGCATGCATGTGCATCAGTCAATTGCGAAAGACGGCAAGAACCTTTTCACGGGCGATTTGTATGGCGGGCTGTCCGAAACCGCGCTGTTCTACATCGGCGGTATCATTAAGCATGCAAAGGCTTTGAACGCGTTCTGCAACGCTTCGACCAACAGCTACAAGCGTCTGGTTCCCGGCTTCGAAGCGCCTGTCATGCTGGCGTACTCAGCCCGTAATCGTTCGGCTTCCATCCGCATTCCCTACGTAACCAATCCCAAGGCGCGCCGTATCGAAGTGCGTTTCCCTGATTCCACCGCCAATCCGTATCTGGCATTCTCCGCGATGCTGCTGGCCGGTATCGACGGTATTCAGAACAAGATCCACCCCGGCGATGCGATGGACAAGGATCTGTACGACCTGCCGCCGGAGGAAGACAAGCTGATTCCGCGCGTATGCCATTCGTTCGACCAGGCACTGGAAGCGCTGGATGCGGATCGCGAATTCCTGACTCGTGGCGGCGTATTTACCGACGAAGCAATCGATGCATATATCGAGCTGAAAATGCAGGATGTAACCCGCTTCCGCATGAGCACCCATCCGGTTGAGTTTGATATGTATTACAGCCTGTAA
- a CDS encoding ISAs1 family transposase — protein sequence MLPDPRPYFAELNDPRRETRNKLHKLSDILMIVVCAVLSGIEDWVGMEEFATQKESWYRGFLELPNGIPSHDTISDVMGRIERKAFADAFMRWVQVALPSLSGEQICLDGKTLRGSREGDKAVHLVSAYAAKARLVLAQQAVANKSNEINAIHDVLSMLEWEGAVVTIDAMGCQKNFARQIAEAGGDYVLALKDKHPTLCEDVRLWLETETTKAALPVHETVEKDHGRIEIRRYSLSGNIDWLEQKQEWAGLVAVGRVESTRTCGGKTSTECRYYLCSFNDLLRFAGITRGHWGIENGQHWVLDVQFGEDANRARKDHSAENLALIRRMSMNVIRHNAPSKDSLRRRKLRASLNDDYRTRLIFGEQKT from the coding sequence ATGCTTCCAGATCCCCGTCCGTATTTTGCCGAACTAAACGATCCACGCCGTGAAACCAGAAACAAACTCCACAAACTCAGTGACATTTTGATGATTGTGGTGTGCGCAGTGCTGAGTGGAATTGAAGATTGGGTAGGCATGGAGGAATTCGCTACGCAAAAGGAGAGCTGGTATCGCGGATTTCTGGAGTTGCCGAATGGCATTCCCTCGCATGATACGATTAGTGACGTGATGGGCCGGATTGAGAGGAAAGCCTTTGCCGATGCCTTTATGCGCTGGGTTCAGGTGGCGCTGCCGAGCTTGTCGGGCGAGCAGATTTGCCTTGATGGCAAGACATTGCGCGGAAGTCGCGAAGGAGACAAGGCAGTTCACTTGGTGAGCGCCTATGCCGCCAAGGCAAGACTGGTGTTGGCTCAACAAGCGGTGGCGAACAAATCAAATGAAATCAATGCGATTCACGATGTGTTATCCATGCTGGAGTGGGAAGGGGCCGTCGTCACAATAGACGCAATGGGTTGTCAAAAAAACTTTGCCCGCCAGATTGCCGAAGCGGGTGGTGATTATGTGTTGGCACTGAAGGACAAGCATCCTACGCTCTGCGAAGATGTGCGATTATGGCTGGAGACGGAAACAACGAAGGCGGCGTTGCCCGTGCATGAGACGGTAGAGAAAGATCACGGTCGAATTGAGATACGGCGCTACAGCCTGAGCGGGAATATTGACTGGTTGGAGCAAAAGCAGGAATGGGCGGGGCTGGTAGCCGTCGGACGAGTGGAGTCAACGCGTACGTGCGGAGGTAAAACGTCTACGGAATGCCGTTATTACTTGTGTTCGTTCAATGATTTATTACGCTTTGCCGGTATCACACGAGGACATTGGGGAATCGAGAATGGTCAGCATTGGGTACTGGACGTACAATTCGGCGAGGATGCCAACCGAGCGCGCAAGGATCACTCGGCGGAGAATCTGGCGTTGATTCGGCGTATGTCCATGAATGTGATTCGCCACAATGCGCCATCAAAAGACAGCTTGCGCCGTCGTAAACTTCGCGCATCGCTCAACGACGATTACCGTACCCGCTTGATCTTTGGGGAACAGAAAACATAG
- a CDS encoding type II toxin-antitoxin system RelE/ParE family toxin, with protein MKIDYGPGYRVYFTRRSNEVVILLAGGDKRTQDADIKTAQNLARNL; from the coding sequence TTGAAAATCGACTATGGCCCCGGTTACCGGGTGTATTTCACGCGCCGCAGTAATGAAGTCGTAATTCTGTTGGCTGGAGGCGATAAACGCACACAGGATGCCGATATTAAAACCGCACAAAACCTCGCTCGTAATTTGTAG
- a CDS encoding addiction module antidote protein has translation MKTVTTRYDVAEHLRTSEEMAAYLDACFEEADGDAAFIAKALGDIARARGMAQIARDTGLSRESLYRSLSGERSPSFDTILKVAKALGINLHAEAA, from the coding sequence ATGAAAACCGTAACCACCCGCTACGATGTGGCAGAACACCTGAGAACCTCAGAGGAAATGGCTGCTTATCTTGATGCCTGCTTTGAAGAAGCAGACGGCGATGCGGCTTTTATAGCCAAAGCGCTTGGTGATATTGCCCGTGCGCGCGGCATGGCTCAGATTGCCCGTGATACCGGCCTTTCGCGCGAAAGCCTGTACCGGTCACTGTCCGGCGAACGCAGTCCAAGTTTCGATACTATCCTCAAGGTAGCAAAAGCGTTGGGTATCAATTTACACGCTGAAGCAGCTTGA
- the istA gene encoding IS21 family transposase: protein MTGFLPENPGVIKVNQVAEIRRLHFVEKATVSELAKQFELSRPTIRKHLKTLDDPVYPLRKLQPHPKLGAFRDQLKSWLETDARLPVKRRRTAQRLFECLQAEGYAGGYCAVRRYVKAWKQAQSSSPPVTQAFVPLYFPPGETCQFDWSHETVVLDGVEQVVKVAQFRLTYSRQMFVIAYPRETQEMVLDAHNQAFDFFGGVPKRMVYDNLKTVVDAIFSGKDRQFNRRFLTLANHCLFEPIACTPESGWEKGQVEKQVCDIRSWLFTLTPKFDDFAGMNAWLTVMV from the coding sequence ATGACCGGCTTTCTGCCGGAGAATCCTGGAGTGATAAAGGTGAATCAAGTTGCCGAAATTCGGCGGTTGCATTTCGTCGAGAAAGCGACCGTCAGCGAACTGGCTAAACAGTTCGAGCTATCCCGTCCGACTATCCGTAAACATCTCAAAACGCTGGATGACCCGGTTTATCCGTTGCGTAAGCTCCAACCCCACCCCAAGCTGGGCGCATTCCGTGATCAGCTTAAGAGCTGGCTGGAAACGGATGCCCGATTACCTGTGAAACGCCGCCGTACCGCGCAACGGTTGTTTGAATGCCTGCAGGCCGAAGGGTACGCCGGCGGTTATTGTGCGGTTCGACGCTATGTGAAAGCCTGGAAGCAGGCGCAATCCTCCTCGCCGCCGGTCACGCAAGCATTTGTGCCGCTGTATTTCCCGCCTGGCGAAACCTGTCAATTTGATTGGAGTCATGAAACAGTGGTGCTTGACGGCGTCGAACAAGTGGTGAAAGTCGCGCAGTTCCGCCTGACGTATAGCCGTCAAATGTTCGTGATCGCCTATCCGCGCGAGACGCAGGAGATGGTGCTGGATGCGCATAATCAGGCGTTTGACTTCTTCGGCGGCGTGCCGAAACGCATGGTGTACGACAACCTGAAGACCGTTGTGGATGCCATTTTTTCCGGGAAGGATAGGCAATTTAACCGTCGTTTCCTGACACTCGCCAATCACTGCCTGTTTGAGCCAATTGCCTGCACGCCGGAATCGGGCTGGGAGAAAGGTCAGGTGGAAAAGCAGGTTTGTGACATCCGCAGTTGGCTGTTCACGCTGACGCCAAAGTTCGATGATTTTGCGGGCATGAACGCTTGGCTTACTGTAATGGTTTAA
- a CDS encoding transposase — MKTNETKYKRPKYSLEFKQDAAKLVLEKGYSLNQAADHLGISLSALGRWVRAERKPSGNESATKKPGLNLGDHDELIRLRKEIEQLRMEREILKKAAVFFAKEAE, encoded by the coding sequence ATGAAGACAAACGAGACAAAATACAAGCGCCCCAAATACAGTCTGGAATTCAAGCAGGATGCCGCCAAGCTGGTTCTTGAAAAAGGCTACAGCCTGAACCAGGCTGCCGATCATTTGGGCATATCATTAAGTGCCCTGGGACGCTGGGTCCGGGCGGAACGCAAGCCTTCCGGCAATGAGTCTGCGACGAAAAAGCCAGGCTTGAATCTGGGGGATCACGATGAATTGATTCGTTTGCGTAAGGAAATTGAACAATTACGCATGGAGCGTGAAATCTTAAAAAAGGCCGCAGTCTTCTTTGCGAAAGAAGCCGAATAA
- a CDS encoding IS3 family transposase codes for MTRLSPNRFDRQFQVAKPNRVWTTDITYVWTLQGWLYVAVVIDLFSRQVVGWAIDDHMRTSLCVKALQMAFWRRKPPPGLLHHHSDRGSQYASREYRRHLEVMKMEQSMSRKGNCWDNSPTERFFRSLKHEQLNYEKFKTQEAAKLSVIDYLAFYNGRRSHSILGYQTPLEFEREFYRNAA; via the coding sequence ATAACGAGGCTCTCACCCAACCGGTTCGATCGGCAATTCCAGGTTGCCAAGCCCAATCGAGTATGGACGACAGATATTACCTACGTGTGGACCCTGCAAGGCTGGCTTTATGTCGCGGTGGTCATCGATCTGTTTTCCCGGCAAGTCGTAGGCTGGGCGATTGATGATCACATGCGGACCTCGCTGTGCGTCAAGGCCTTGCAAATGGCCTTCTGGCGCCGTAAGCCGCCACCCGGTCTGTTGCATCATCACTCGGATCGTGGCAGCCAGTATGCGAGCCGGGAATATCGCCGGCATTTAGAAGTGATGAAGATGGAACAGAGTATGAGCCGTAAAGGGAACTGTTGGGACAACTCGCCGACCGAACGCTTTTTTCGCAGCTTGAAGCATGAGCAGCTCAACTACGAAAAATTCAAGACCCAAGAGGCCGCAAAACTGAGTGTGATCGATTATTTGGCTTTTTATAATGGCCGTCGTTCACACTCAATATTGGGTTATCAGACCCCTCTCGAATTCGAGCGGGAATTTTATCGAAACGCTGCCTGA
- a CDS encoding Mu transposase domain-containing protein, producing the protein MRRVSSQCLIRIERNRYSVPAQWANQAVSVRTTANRIRMVADGQIIADHPRHFGRDQLICDPWHYLPVLEKKPGRCVMERHL; encoded by the coding sequence ATGCGCCGCGTTAGCAGCCAATGCCTGATCCGTATTGAACGTAATCGCTACAGCGTCCCAGCGCAGTGGGCCAATCAAGCAGTATCCGTTCGTACCACCGCGAATCGCATACGCATGGTGGCGGACGGTCAAATCATTGCCGACCACCCAAGGCACTTTGGGCGCGACCAGTTGATCTGCGATCCCTGGCATTATTTGCCGGTGTTAGAGAAAAAACCGGGGCGCTGCGTCATGGAGCGCCATTTGTGA
- a CDS encoding tyrosine-type recombinase/integrase produces MRLVSFWPMEGDPSAKRAAEKASGGENTFKAVALEFLASNKSRWSTSHYRHIDECFTRDVFPWLGDTLIDEVKAPGILKTLRRIVDRGALETAARTKQFIGQAFRWAVAHGRAESDPTGALKGALPTPKKSHFAAITDPIALTCQPASKSFH; encoded by the coding sequence ATGCGGCTCGTAAGCTTCTGGCCGATGGAGGGGGACCCCAGTGCCAAACGAGCAGCGGAAAAAGCATCTGGAGGCGAGAATACGTTTAAGGCGGTAGCGCTGGAGTTTCTCGCTTCGAACAAGTCTCGCTGGTCTACAAGTCATTACAGGCATATCGATGAATGTTTCACACGCGACGTATTCCCGTGGCTGGGAGATACCCTTATCGATGAGGTTAAGGCGCCGGGCATACTGAAGACGCTGCGTCGTATCGTTGACCGCGGTGCTTTGGAAACTGCGGCCAGAACAAAGCAGTTCATCGGACAAGCGTTCCGCTGGGCGGTAGCTCACGGAAGGGCAGAGTCAGACCCAACTGGAGCATTGAAAGGTGCTTTGCCAACCCCAAAAAAATCCCACTTCGCTGCTATAACCGATCCAATCGCGCTGACTTGTCAACCGGCTTCGAAAAGTTTCCACTAA
- a CDS encoding Arm DNA-binding domain-containing protein codes for MPLTDAKIRNTTAQDKRLKLSDGGGLYLLVMPSGVKWWRLKFRVNGKEKLLSLGVYPEVSLKDARNKRDAARKLLADGGGPQCQTSSGKSIWRREYV; via the coding sequence ATGCCCTTAACTGATGCCAAGATTCGAAACACGACGGCCCAAGACAAACGACTCAAATTGTCTGATGGCGGAGGGCTGTATTTATTGGTTATGCCATCGGGAGTTAAATGGTGGCGGCTAAAATTTCGAGTTAACGGTAAAGAAAAGCTTCTTTCGCTCGGGGTATACCCAGAAGTCAGTCTCAAAGATGCTAGGAATAAACGCGATGCGGCTCGTAAGCTTCTGGCCGATGGAGGGGGACCCCAGTGCCAAACGAGCAGCGGAAAAAGCATCTGGAGGCGAGAATACGTTTAA
- a CDS encoding helix-turn-helix domain-containing protein, giving the protein MKKRNIQKRNLPGQPLTIEEIETLEQLAKHPHYPDFRRRALGLPALNAGRSVVDICGFLHVSNQPIYNWAKGWREKGIAGILGGHKAGQR; this is encoded by the coding sequence ATGAAGAAGCGCAACATACAAAAACGAAACCTGCCCGGCCAGCCGCTGACGATAGAAGAGATCGAAACCTTGGAACAGCTCGCAAAACACCCTCACTATCCCGATTTTCGTCGGCGTGCGTTGGGATTGCCGGCGTTGAACGCGGGACGGAGTGTCGTCGATATTTGCGGATTTTTGCATGTCAGCAATCAACCGATATACAACTGGGCCAAAGGTTGGCGAGAGAAAGGCATTGCCGGTATTCTGGGCGGACACAAGGCGGGCCAGCGGTGA
- a CDS encoding transposase, translating into MGKTQRDAHNGKVELFYFDEAGFSCLPSVQRSWSPLGKPHCADARVGHKRANVMGALNYAQGILYFDVCDHTIRREHVINFLDRLAESSAQEL; encoded by the coding sequence ATGGGGAAAACTCAGCGCGATGCTCACAATGGCAAGGTCGAGTTGTTTTATTTCGATGAAGCGGGATTTTCCTGTCTACCCTCTGTTCAACGCAGTTGGTCGCCTTTGGGGAAGCCTCATTGCGCCGATGCGCGTGTCGGACATAAACGCGCAAACGTGATGGGCGCGCTGAATTATGCACAGGGAATCCTGTATTTTGATGTCTGTGACCATACTATCCGGCGTGAGCATGTCATCAACTTTCTTGATCGGCTGGCTGAATCTTCTGCACAGGAGTTGTGA
- a CDS encoding transposase codes for MTFVWMDNASIHHSIEQEITDRWLVDHRLVLLYLPPYSPELNLIEILCGSMPNTIGVTSLPGHGIR; via the coding sequence GTGACTTTTGTGTGGATGGATAACGCTTCGATACATCACTCTATCGAGCAGGAAATCACCGACCGCTGGCTGGTTGATCACCGGCTCGTTCTTTTGTATCTGCCGCCCTATAGCCCGGAACTGAATTTGATCGAAATACTTTGCGGAAGCATGCCAAATACCATTGGCGTAACTTCACTTCCTGGACACGGGATACGTTGA